The following coding sequences lie in one Methanobrevibacter sp. genomic window:
- the mfnA gene encoding tyrosine decarboxylase MfnA: MQDKPIAKDEILKELEDIHKLDYDYADGRILGSMCTEAHPFAKEVYCKFLDTNLGDPGLFKGTKFIENEVIKSIGELLSLDNAYGNIVTGGTEANIMAIRAARNHARKYKGITDGEIIIPESAHFSFKKAADMLNLKIVEAKLDENYKIDVDALKNVISDKTIAIVAIAGTTELGLIDPIKEISEIAFENNIYFHVDAAFGGFSIPFLKKLGYDLPVFDFSLPGVCSITVDPHKMGLAPIPAGGIIFRKEEYLDVMAVDSPYLTVKTQSTIVGTRLGASTVATYAIMKYFGKQGYCRIADELMNNTKYLYDGLNEIGYDVVCEPELNIVAFNHPDLDTNDFAQKLEEKDWKVSVAKCPIAIRIVLMNHIKKSHLKELLEDLKEIY, encoded by the coding sequence ATGCAAGATAAACCGATAGCTAAAGATGAAATTTTAAAAGAACTTGAGGATATTCATAAATTGGATTATGATTATGCTGATGGAAGGATTTTAGGGTCAATGTGTACTGAAGCCCATCCATTTGCAAAAGAAGTTTACTGCAAGTTTCTTGATACCAATCTTGGAGATCCTGGTCTTTTTAAAGGAACTAAATTTATTGAGAATGAAGTTATCAAATCTATTGGTGAATTGCTTAGTTTAGATAATGCTTATGGCAATATTGTAACTGGCGGTACTGAGGCCAACATAATGGCTATTCGCGCCGCAAGAAATCATGCAAGAAAATACAAAGGCATAACTGATGGGGAAATAATTATACCAGAATCCGCTCATTTTTCATTTAAAAAAGCTGCGGACATGTTAAATCTAAAAATTGTTGAAGCAAAACTTGATGAAAATTATAAAATCGATGTTGATGCTTTAAAAAACGTTATTTCTGATAAGACTATTGCAATTGTAGCTATTGCCGGTACAACCGAATTGGGTTTAATAGATCCCATAAAAGAAATCTCCGAAATTGCATTTGAGAATAATATTTACTTCCATGTTGATGCTGCTTTTGGAGGGTTTTCCATTCCATTTTTGAAAAAATTAGGATATGATTTGCCTGTTTTTGATTTTTCACTGCCGGGAGTTTGTTCAATCACTGTTGACCCTCATAAGATGGGTTTGGCACCTATTCCTGCAGGAGGTATCATCTTTAGAAAAGAGGAGTATCTTGATGTTATGGCTGTTGATTCACCATACCTGACAGTTAAAACCCAGTCAACAATTGTAGGTACTCGCTTAGGAGCTTCAACTGTGGCAACTTATGCAATAATGAAATATTTCGGAAAGCAGGGGTATTGCAGAATTGCCGATGAGTTGATGAACAACACCAAATATCTGTATGATGGTTTAAATGAAATAGGATATGATGTTGTCTGCGAACCGGAATTAAATATTGTTGCATTTAATCATCCTGATTTGGACACTAACGATTTTGCTCAAAAATTAGAAGAAAAAGATTGGAAGGTTTCTGTAGCCAAATGTCCGATAGCTATCAGAATAGTCCTTATGAACCATATCAAAAAAAGTCATTTAAAAGAATTATTAGAAGATTTAAAAGAAATATATTAA
- a CDS encoding dihydroneopterin aldolase family protein, whose product MDVDKEYFSNITTRERAIFEGAISMGALFHQFVGTPINKNTKSGLETSMEESLKLQPAIEDVDVTIRFDKLEQSMTEFEYTSLTGDMLDVKIYTKVENVKATIRIEFIEELNYPLMYVEDITED is encoded by the coding sequence ATGGACGTTGATAAAGAATATTTCTCCAATATAACCACAAGGGAAAGAGCCATATTTGAAGGAGCCATTAGTATGGGGGCGTTATTCCACCAGTTTGTTGGAACCCCCATTAACAAAAATACAAAAAGCGGTCTTGAAACAAGTATGGAAGAATCTTTAAAATTGCAGCCTGCAATAGAAGATGTTGATGTGACTATCAGATTCGACAAACTCGAGCAGTCAATGACCGAATTTGAATACACCTCCCTTACAGGGGATATGTTGGATGTTAAAATTTACACAAAAGTAGAAAATGTCAAAGCTACAATAAGAATTGAGTTTATTGAAGAACTCAATTACCCTTTAATGTATGTTGAAGACATTACAGAAGATTGA
- a CDS encoding class E sortase: MNRQTISTIIVIICILIIGLYAMGEVNYFSSKIAVERNIESPAIVIPSIGVNEKINNQSLSQGVLHEPSSYMPEQGDVLLFGHRTLQGSPFLRLNELSNGDELLLEWPGIGELKYTVVNSMIVPADYKLTAVEGENNLYLITCDPIGSTENRLIIQGELSNVSSINDDIIKNNPQESNAWIITAIFLVVGLIFSYFYPKEQRIFILATVLIISAILAYCCINPIPSELIYDKIIFLNGGI; encoded by the coding sequence ATGAACAGACAAACTATTTCAACAATAATCGTTATTATTTGCATTCTTATAATAGGATTATATGCAATGGGGGAAGTGAATTATTTTTCATCCAAAATTGCTGTGGAAAGGAATATTGAGTCCCCTGCAATTGTCATTCCTTCAATAGGAGTTAATGAAAAGATTAACAATCAATCATTATCACAGGGAGTATTGCATGAACCAAGTTCATATATGCCTGAACAAGGTGACGTGCTGCTGTTTGGACATAGAACCCTGCAAGGTTCACCATTTTTAAGACTTAATGAACTGTCCAACGGCGATGAACTGCTTTTGGAATGGCCAGGAATAGGTGAATTAAAATATACTGTTGTAAACTCAATGATTGTTCCTGCGGACTATAAACTAACAGCAGTTGAAGGAGAAAATAATTTATATCTCATCACATGCGACCCAATTGGATCAACTGAAAACAGACTAATCATTCAGGGAGAATTAAGCAACGTCAGTTCAATAAATGACGATATCATTAAAAATAATCCTCAAGAATCCAACGCATGGATTATTACTGCAATATTTTTAGTGGTAGGATTGATTTTCAGTTATTTCTACCCTAAAGAACAAAGGATATTCATATTGGCTACTGTACTGATTATCTCTGCAATACTGGCATACTGTTGCATAAATCCAATCCCTTCAGAGCTGATATATGACAAGATAATCTTTTTAAACGGAGGAATATAA
- a CDS encoding DUF515 domain-containing protein gives MTEEKPRDPLFPKGFGETKDLKKQYTEETLKKPAKKDELSPLKKLNHKIGVYLNPKSTKISDDEQKRKTGVIITALILITLIVSSYYFLIYQPQQEELSLMKTTKLNELHDLYSGPLVTSPNEITLENKINNAKSTGELESINILSQASKDWKSYHKKSISSNIDSYNRIMAVYSNESKDIIMSGDEAVNIINENDATVLSKIKFETPNTVSVPILVSRLQAGAGLINVGSVVDIYLNSNFTNESGQTNSSPDISGCTVLSIMRYEENGEIDSEYSKSRMNINGNDTYPRENTKSFSSNVLELLKGSIIKGYSEKETIELLKDYGVKLSNYERQINLGDLDAQYMLLIETPQDKVNFLLNNMENIVLTIPTSKAPTWIVEELRSTYAY, from the coding sequence ATGACCGAAGAAAAACCAAGAGATCCATTATTTCCAAAGGGTTTTGGAGAAACAAAGGACCTTAAAAAGCAATACACGGAAGAAACTCTCAAAAAACCTGCGAAAAAAGATGAATTAAGTCCGCTGAAAAAATTGAATCATAAAATCGGAGTTTATCTCAATCCCAAATCAACAAAGATAAGCGATGATGAGCAAAAAAGAAAAACCGGAGTTATCATAACTGCATTAATATTAATTACATTAATCGTATCATCATATTATTTCTTAATTTATCAACCGCAACAGGAAGAACTGTCACTTATGAAAACAACAAAGTTGAATGAGCTTCATGACCTATATTCCGGACCACTGGTAACATCACCAAATGAAATTACATTGGAAAACAAAATCAATAATGCTAAAAGTACCGGAGAACTAGAAAGCATAAACATACTATCGCAGGCGTCAAAAGACTGGAAATCCTACCATAAGAAATCTATAAGCTCAAATATTGATTCATATAACCGAATTATGGCAGTATATTCAAATGAAAGTAAAGACATAATAATGAGCGGAGATGAAGCCGTCAATATCATCAATGAAAATGACGCAACGGTTTTATCAAAGATAAAATTTGAAACACCAAATACCGTGTCAGTGCCAATACTTGTTTCAAGACTGCAGGCCGGAGCGGGACTGATTAATGTAGGCAGCGTCGTTGACATATATCTTAATTCAAACTTCACCAATGAAAGCGGCCAGACCAATTCAAGCCCGGACATAAGCGGATGCACAGTACTTTCCATAATGAGATATGAAGAAAATGGAGAAATCGATTCGGAATATTCAAAGTCCAGAATGAACATTAACGGAAATGACACATATCCCAGAGAAAACACAAAATCATTTTCATCAAATGTTTTGGAACTGCTGAAGGGGTCCATCATAAAAGGATATAGTGAAAAAGAAACTATTGAATTACTCAAGGATTATGGGGTCAAATTATCAAACTATGAACGGCAAATCAATTTAGGAGATCTCGATGCACAGTACATGCTTTTGATTGAAACTCCACAGGACAAGGTTAATTTCCTGTTAAACAATATGGAAAATATAGTGTTGACCATACCAACATCCAAAGCTCCGACATGGATAGTTGAAGAGTTGAGAAGTACCTATGCATATTAA
- a CDS encoding archaetidylserine synthase codes for MKIEDTSIRKFIAISDIISLLNMSCGFISILNSINQNFELAALFMIFAIMFDSVDGWVARKINRNDALDFGKNIDSLSDAVSFGVAPAVFLYSTINTTTDIIQPITIIVGLLIVICGVLRLTRYNVIADKIETKDFIGFPIPGIAFILATLYLSGIYNPYLALILSIIISLIMISTIRYPKFDNIPTLAVSCILIVLLILPVKFVLFNINIPALLLLIFCLYYFIINLIKNYA; via the coding sequence ATGAAAATTGAAGATACATCTATAAGAAAATTTATAGCAATATCAGACATAATATCATTATTGAATATGAGCTGCGGTTTTATATCAATACTGAACTCAATAAACCAAAATTTTGAGCTAGCAGCATTATTCATGATATTTGCAATCATGTTTGACTCAGTAGATGGTTGGGTAGCGAGAAAAATAAATAGAAACGATGCATTAGACTTTGGGAAAAATATAGATTCCCTATCCGATGCAGTATCATTTGGTGTGGCACCAGCAGTATTCCTATATTCAACTATTAACACCACCACCGATATAATTCAACCAATAACAATAATCGTAGGCCTATTAATTGTAATTTGCGGAGTTTTAAGATTGACAAGATACAATGTCATTGCCGATAAAATCGAAACAAAGGATTTCATCGGATTTCCAATTCCGGGAATTGCATTTATATTAGCTACATTATACCTAAGCGGAATATATAACCCATATCTAGCGTTAATCTTAAGCATTATCATTTCATTAATAATGATAAGTACCATAAGATATCCCAAATTCGACAATATTCCGACATTGGCCGTATCATGCATACTAATCGTGCTGCTGATATTGCCTGTTAAATTTGTCCTATTTAACATCAATATTCCTGCGTTATTGTTGTTGATTTTCTGTTTATATTACTTTATAATTAATTTAATTAAAAATTACGCTTAA
- a CDS encoding rod shape-determining protein, whose translation MNIFGKDEEEPQIENTRVISNSLGIDLGTLNTVIAKPSGDKFDLYQIPSVVAVKKDDPSEVLAVGEEAKRMLGRTPEDILAVRPLKKGVIENVVQAQALLIKAMQIGINEGESVGRIVIGIPGDASEVEKNAAEEIGRKAGAQNILVISEGLAAAIGAGLPIAEPNGTMVVDIGAGSTDIVIISLGGINDIETVRCGGDDIDNKIVELVAEKYDVAIGIHDAESAKMEVGMVHCSEQIENLSVEVIGKSLETNRPKKVVIDSMLIAEAVEPYMQQIIGGLNVILERLSPELMMGVYNNAVAVGGTSRLRGIKERIFDEIGIPIEISDDPMTVVAKGTAIVAAEPLALEPEVRLRAMK comes from the coding sequence ATGAATATTTTTGGAAAAGATGAGGAAGAACCACAAATTGAAAATACCCGAGTCATTAGCAATAGTTTAGGAATTGATTTAGGAACTTTAAACACTGTTATCGCAAAACCTTCTGGTGATAAATTTGATTTATATCAAATCCCATCAGTTGTTGCTGTGAAAAAAGATGACCCTTCAGAAGTTTTAGCTGTTGGTGAAGAAGCTAAAAGAATGCTTGGAAGAACTCCAGAGGATATTCTTGCAGTAAGACCTTTGAAAAAAGGAGTTATTGAAAATGTTGTACAAGCACAAGCATTACTCATTAAAGCAATGCAAATTGGTATCAATGAGGGCGAAAGTGTTGGAAGAATAGTCATCGGTATTCCTGGTGATGCATCTGAAGTTGAAAAGAATGCTGCTGAAGAAATCGGCAGAAAAGCAGGTGCACAAAATATTTTGGTTATAAGTGAAGGTTTAGCTGCAGCTATTGGTGCAGGTTTGCCTATTGCAGAACCGAATGGAACTATGGTTGTTGATATTGGTGCAGGATCAACTGATATTGTAATCATTTCCCTCGGCGGTATTAATGATATTGAAACTGTTAGATGTGGTGGTGACGATATCGATAATAAAATCGTAGAGCTTGTTGCCGAAAAATATGATGTAGCTATTGGTATTCATGATGCAGAATCCGCAAAAATGGAAGTGGGTATGGTCCATTGTAGCGAACAAATTGAAAACTTAAGTGTTGAAGTTATTGGAAAATCTTTAGAAACTAACAGGCCTAAAAAAGTTGTTATTGATTCAATGTTGATTGCTGAAGCTGTTGAACCATATATGCAACAAATTATCGGTGGTTTAAATGTTATCTTGGAAAGATTATCTCCTGAATTAATGATGGGTGTTTATAACAATGCCGTTGCTGTAGGTGGAACTTCCAGATTACGTGGAATTAAAGAAAGAATCTTTGATGAAATTGGAATTCCAATTGAAATCTCTGATGATCCAATGACTGTTGTTGCAAAAGGAACAGCTATTGTTGCTGCTGAACCTCTTGCGTTAGAACCTGAAGTCCGTCTCAGGGCTATGAAATAA
- the rnhB gene encoding ribonuclease HII, with the protein MDILGIDEAGRGSVLGPMVIAGVVVPEKMEKVLERMGVKDSKRLTPNRRTILSRKLKKMFDYEIVVISAREIDEMRAEGINLNEIEKNAMESILLKIKPEKAIVDAVDVKAERFQSNLCNDTGVNVIAEHKADDKYIEVSAASIIAKAERDDQIAQINKDFIKSGGIGSGYPSDPKTKEFLTNYTYDEMPDFVRRSWATVAKMK; encoded by the coding sequence ATGGATATTTTAGGTATTGATGAAGCAGGCAGAGGCTCTGTTTTAGGTCCCATGGTTATTGCAGGTGTTGTTGTTCCTGAAAAAATGGAAAAAGTTTTAGAGCGTATGGGCGTTAAAGACTCTAAAAGATTAACTCCTAACAGGCGTACTATTCTGTCCCGTAAACTTAAAAAAATGTTTGATTATGAGATTGTTGTCATATCTGCTAGGGAAATTGATGAAATGCGAGCTGAAGGCATTAATCTTAATGAAATTGAGAAAAATGCCATGGAATCTATTTTGTTAAAAATCAAACCTGAAAAAGCTATTGTGGATGCAGTGGATGTTAAGGCCGAACGTTTCCAAAGCAATTTATGCAATGATACTGGCGTTAATGTTATTGCGGAACATAAGGCTGATGATAAATATATTGAAGTTAGTGCGGCTTCAATCATCGCTAAAGCAGAAAGAGATGATCAAATCGCACAAATTAATAAGGATTTTATTAAATCCGGTGGAATTGGTTCCGGTTATCCTTCAGATCCAAAAACAAAAGAGTTTTTAACCAATTATACTTATGATGAGATGCCTGATTTTGTTAGAAGGTCTTGGGCAACTGTAGCTAAAATGAAATAA
- a CDS encoding MotA/TolQ/ExbB proton channel family protein gives MIIEYIGPFLDGIVDIFTQGGIITYIILFIGIYGLVISIRKIAYLRKISRVDTTEIFGVVTASMERGGAVEALKQINGFKNPISKIISETLKIGYKNKTEVEESMEQIFIVEVAKMTKGLSTIKTITELAPFLGLIGTVIGIWMTFKSLGVHPDSAAMAEGIYVALTTTIMGLLVAIILLPIYSYIQDLIDAEMDKIELATKMTNWGFAVVKVRVDSNVECALDALQEAEGVVNTRLISDPYANIKVSFKPSMLDKSISNIILEKCNVNAEITESKLKQ, from the coding sequence ATGATTATTGAATATATTGGTCCATTTCTTGATGGTATTGTAGATATTTTCACTCAAGGGGGAATTATTACATATATCATTCTTTTTATTGGTATTTATGGTTTAGTTATTTCAATAAGAAAGATTGCTTATCTTAGGAAAATTAGTAGAGTAGATACTACTGAGATTTTTGGGGTTGTAACCGCATCCATGGAAAGGGGTGGAGCTGTAGAAGCTTTAAAACAAATTAATGGATTTAAAAACCCTATCTCCAAGATTATTTCTGAAACTTTAAAAATCGGATATAAAAATAAAACTGAAGTTGAGGAAAGTATGGAACAAATCTTCATTGTTGAAGTGGCGAAAATGACAAAAGGATTAAGTACTATTAAAACTATCACTGAGTTGGCTCCGTTTTTAGGTTTGATAGGTACTGTTATTGGTATTTGGATGACATTCAAGTCCCTTGGTGTCCATCCTGATTCTGCAGCTATGGCTGAAGGTATTTACGTTGCTTTAACAACTACTATTATGGGGCTTCTAGTTGCAATTATTCTATTGCCAATTTATTCTTATATTCAAGATCTCATTGATGCCGAAATGGACAAAATCGAGTTAGCTACAAAAATGACCAATTGGGGATTTGCTGTAGTTAAAGTTAGAGTTGATTCTAATGTGGAATGCGCACTTGATGCTTTACAGGAAGCTGAAGGTGTTGTTAATACAAGATTAATTTCGGATCCTTACGCCAATATTAAGGTTTCTTTTAAACCTAGTATGTTGGATAAGAGTATTTCGAATATTATTTTAGAGAAATGTAATGTTAATGCTGAAATTACTGAAAGTAAATTAAAACAATAG
- a CDS encoding biopolymer transporter ExbD, whose product MAIDVKRHKKKVLSQKPSINLVPFIDILFTIMIFLVVTSNFSATDVQTDDSDVASDATGKPNVTDVSGDQEYYIVPVANLHKVTVNGQDRSDAISGGAVGVQAKVIDQGQVSIRPGEIVITTPPDISVQQAVQRPEL is encoded by the coding sequence ATGGCTATTGATGTTAAAAGGCATAAAAAGAAAGTTTTAAGTCAAAAACCAAGTATCAATTTAGTTCCTTTCATTGATATTCTTTTCACAATAATGATTTTTTTAGTTGTTACAAGTAATTTTTCAGCTACTGATGTTCAAACTGATGATTCTGATGTTGCTTCTGATGCTACTGGAAAACCAAACGTCACTGATGTTTCTGGAGACCAGGAGTATTACATTGTACCTGTCGCAAATTTGCATAAGGTTACAGTAAATGGTCAGGATAGATCCGATGCAATCTCGGGAGGAGCTGTCGGTGTTCAAGCTAAGGTAATTGACCAAGGTCAAGTTTCAATTAGGCCAGGTGAAATTGTGATTACAACACCGCCTGACATATCCGTACAACAGGCAGTTCAACGTCCGGAGTTATAA